A genomic window from Quercus lobata isolate SW786 chromosome 10, ValleyOak3.0 Primary Assembly, whole genome shotgun sequence includes:
- the LOC115965090 gene encoding transcription initiation factor IIE subunit alpha-like, whose translation TRDLSLWVEDICHYNKARSLALLKTAKGAKIYSAVVAAIADGHPLKEGEEKVKMHTHSYCCLDYAQIYDVVRYRLHRMKKKLKDELDNKNTVQEYICPNCGKRYTASLQLISMEDEFFHCESCNGELVAESDKLAAQEGGDGDDNARRRRCEKLKDMLQNF comes from the exons ACCCGTGACTTGTCGCTTTGGGTGGAAGACATTTGCCATTACAATAAGGCCCGATCTCTAGCACTCCTAAAG ACAGCTAAGGGTGCGAAGATATATAGTGCTGTTGTAGCTGCTATAGCTGATGGTCATCCTCTAAAAGAGGGGGAAGAAAAGGTCAAGATGCACACTCATTCCTACTGTTGTTTGGATTATgctcag ATCTATGACGTCGTCAGGTACAGATTGCACCGTATGAAGAAAAAACTGAAAGATGAATTGGACAACAAGAATACAGTTCAGGAGTATATATGCCCCAACTGTGGGAAAAG GTACACTGCATCATTACAGTTGATTTCTATGGAGGATGAATTTTTTCATTGTGAAAGTTGTAATGGAGAACTTGTGGCTGAGAGTGACAAGTTAGCTGCTCAAGAAGGAGGAGATGGAGATGACAATGCAAGAAGGCGAAGGTGTGAAAAGTTAAAGGACATGCTTCAAAACTTTTAG
- the LOC115965091 gene encoding putative disease resistance protein RGA3: MAKLVLSVVAEGILAKAMSLASEHIGFAWGFKEELCKLQVSLTKIQAVIHDAEKRQISDESVKIWLLELKDVAYEADNVLDEFGYEILCQKVESQKRKKRVFEPNPQDRFGQETDSFIDDSEVVGRGDDVLKIVNLLIGANNQRVISVAPIVGMAGLGNTTTTKLVYNHELVKKHFDVKMWVCVSDNFDVKRILREILEILDNNCSGLENKNAILHHLQEKLQGKIYLLILDDVWDEDREKWDSLRSSLLGINQNNGNNILVTTRKDNVAQIMKTSLMHKLEKLSKDECWLIFKEKAFANERIPITPDLEDIGGKIAKRCGGNPLATRVLGGMMRLKEDKSEWLLIQNSKTWDSMEDNNGVFPILKLSFDHLPTPSLKQCFAYCSIFPKDFIIEKKLLVQLWMAEGFLQTPKRSFSVIVDIGNKYFDFLVANSLFQDLERDSYGDITWCKMHDLVHDLALSISEGETLHLEGNLGDDINVSHTRRLSLISDGHTTPAIPLSKDGMGRLCTIFLNFVDLGDKLLEFKCVHGLSLSGSCIKELPESIGMLRHLRLLRIKDTYIKVIPNSVSMLYNLQTLVIKGCRLLKELPKDLQNLINLRHIDIDNIMKLPTDIGRLTCLQTLPFFNVGQDIGGQIGELGCLSQLRGELSIYHLGHVRDKEEAKTADLAEKPEVHELEFCWSWQDEREGNNNDEDVLEGLQPHPNLKSLKIVFFEGENFPSWLLGSDNIRGGLFLFDHLLEIRLSYCSKCKKLPTLGHLPSLKVLEIRGMDNVRCIGTEFYGSYNGEGSSNSRGGSGSTVLFPALEELVLGGMRNLEEWNDVTEPAAELGMIFPRLECLEVWRCEKLTSAPHHFPSLKELYISNIRGPAFEQLISELTTLTSLHISEIS, from the exons ATGGCTAAACTTGTCCTCAGTGTTGTTGCAGAGGGAATCTTAGCCAAGGCGATGTCACTAGCTAGTGAGCATATCGGTTTTGCGTGGGGTTTCAAGGAGGAGCTATGTAAGCTTCAAGTCTCATTAACCAAGATTCAGGCTGTGATACATGATGCTGAGAAAAGGCAAATAAGTGATGAGTCTGTGAAGATCTGGCTACTGGAGCTTAAAGATGTAGCTTATGAAGCTGACAATGTCCTAGATGAGTTTGGGTATGAGATTCTTTGTCAAAAGGTGGAGtctcaaaagagaaagaag AGAGTCTTTGAACCCAATCCCCAAGATCGGTTTGGACAGGAGACAGACTCTTTTATTGATGATTCGGAAGTTGTAGGACGAGGAGATGATGTCTTAAAAATTGTCAACTTGTTGATTGGTGCAAATAATCAACGAGTTATCTCGGTTGCTCCTATTGTGGGTATGGCAGGTCTCGGAAATACAACTACAACAAAACTAGTTTACAATCATGAACTAGTAAAGAAACATTTTGATGTGAAGATGTGGGTATGTGTATCTGataattttgatgttaaaagGATTTTAAGAGAGATTCTTGAAATCCTTGACAATAATTGTAGTGggttagaaaataaaaatgctatACTTCACCATCTTCAAGAGAAGTTGCAGGGAAAAATATATCTTCTCATACTTGATGATGTGTGGGATGAAGATCGTGAGAAATGGGATAGTTTAAGGAGTAGTTTGCTGGGAATTAATcaaaataatggaaataatattCTCGTAACTACTCGTAAGGACAATGTGGCACAAATCATGAAGACAAGTCTCATGCataaattggaaaaactatcaaAAGATGAATGTTGGTTAATATTTAAGGAAAAGGCATTTGCAAATGAAAGAATTCCAATAACTCCAGATTTGGAGGATATTGGAGGAAAGATTGCTAAAAGATGTGGAGGGAATCCATTGGCTACAAGAGTTCTGGGAGGAATGATGCGCCTTAAAGAGGATAAAAGTGAATGGTTATTGATTCAAAATAGTAAGACTTGGGATTCGATGGAGGACAATAATGGAGTTTTTCCAATATTAAAGTTGAGCTTTGATCATCTCCCAACACCATCTCTAAAACAATGTTTTGCATATTGTTCAATTTTTCCCAaggattttattattgaaaagaaACTACTAGTTCAACTCTGGATGGCTGAAGGGTTCCTTCAAACACCTAAAAGAAGTTTTTCAGTGATAGTGGATATTGGTAACAAGTATTTTGATTTCTTAGTGGCAAATTCCTTATTTCAAGATCTAGAAAGGGATTCTTATGGTGATATTACTTGGTGCAAGATGCATGATCTTGTGCACGATCTTGCACTCTCAATTTCAGAAGGGGAAACCTTGCATTTGGAGGGCAATTTGGGGGATGACATTAATGTCTCTCATACTCGACGTTTATCTCTTATATCTGATGGCCATACGACACCTGCAATCCCATTATCTAAAGATGGCATGGGCAGGTTATgcacaatttttttgaattttgttgatcTTGGAGACAAATTATTGGAGTTTAAATGCGTACATGGTCTATCTTTATCTGGGTCATGTATAAAAGAGTTACCCGAGTCCATCGGTATGTTGAGACATTTAAGGCTTCTTCGCATCAAGGACACCTACATCAAAGTAATACCCAATTCTGTTAGCATGCTTTACAACTTGCAAACTCTAGTAATCAAGGGTTGTCGTCTTCTCAAAGAGCTTCCAAAAGAtctacaaaacttgattaacTTGAGACATATTGATATTGACAACATAATGAAATTGCCGACTGATATTGGGCGGTTGACTTGCCTTCAAACACTGCCTTTCTTTAACGTTGGTCAAGACATTGGTGGTCAAATTGGAGAACTAGGATGCTTAAGCCAACTCAGAGGAGAATTGAGTATTTATCATTTAGGGCACGTGAGAGATAAAGAAGAAGCCAAAACTGCAGATTTAGCAGAAAAACCAGAAGTACACGAATTGGAATTCTGTTGGTCTTGGCAGGATGAAAGGGAAGGCAACAACAATGATGAGGATGTACTGGAAGGCCTTCAGCCTCACCCAAatttgaaaagcttaaagatAGTATTTTTCGAAGGTGAGAATTTCCCTTCATGGCTATTGGGGAGTGATAATATTAGGGGTGGCTTGTTTCTTTTTGATCATCTATTGGAGATTCGCTTAAGCTACTGTTCGAAGTGTAAAAAACTTCCTACACTTGGACATTTACCCAGTCTCAAAGTTCTTGAAATACGGGGAATGGATAACGTGAGATGCATAGGAACTGAATTTTACGGCAGTTATAATGGTGAGGGATCGAGTAATAGTAGAGGTGGCAGTGGCAGCACCGTGTTGTTCCCAGCTTTGGAAGAACTTGTTTTGGGTGGCATGCGTAATCTAGAAGAATGGAATGACGTGACGGAACCAGCAGCAGAATTAGGAATGATATTTCCTCGCCTTGAGTGTTTGGAGGTTTGGAGATGCGAGAAACTAACAAGTGCTCCACATCATTTTCCGTCTCTTAAGGAATTATATATTTCCAACATCAGAGGCCCGGCATTTGAACAGCTTATTAGCGAGCTTACCACACTCACGTCCCTCCATATTTCAGAAATTTCATAA